The Erigeron canadensis isolate Cc75 chromosome 4, C_canadensis_v1, whole genome shotgun sequence genome window below encodes:
- the LOC122598666 gene encoding uncharacterized protein LOC122598666: MKGRSSSKHVKINKVCKSMEKRKVDKVIKEEPHLSGAYIRSLVKHLSSTRTKDSLNGDEKVLENLNTNGQCFSDPDNIMQQQESSPPPPPIKKQVRRRQHTSKPYQERLLNMAEARKEIVTALKFHRASMKQQEAAAINHDDLESKQSLGYSGSNISTTLEAYPSTTKLPNYHLDHHPSLSCPPSFPCYWPISTISPPPLPPPYHDNLNIVLPNAPLGLNLNIQDFHNLETNLYHNPLSNYSTSSSLSLTSSCSSSSSCASSSAVTATLSEEVVTPSTTTSSGGANTDGGGLHYAMDDEEMEEIRSLGEQHQMEWNDTVNLVMSAQWLEFLKTIDIGQEAGNDSHQYDYDDFSPFDQIMEFPPWQHGH, translated from the exons ATGAAAGGCAGATCATCTTCAAAGCATGTAAAGATTAACAAAGTTTGTAAATCAATGGAAAAACGCAAAGTTGATAAGGTTATAAAAGAGGAGCCTCATCTCTCTGGCGCGTACATACGTAGCCTAGTCAAACATTTATCCTCTACAAGAACCAAAGATTCCTTAAATGGAGATGAGAAAGTGTTGGAAAATCTGAATACAAATGGGCAATGTTTTAGTGATCCTGACAATATTATGCAGCAACAAGAATCATCACCGCCGCCACCGCCTATCAAGAAACAAGTTAGAAGGAGACAACACACAAGTAAGCCTTATCAAGAAAGGCTTCTAAATATGGCTGAGGCTAGAAAGGAAATTGTGACTGCCCTTAAGTTTCATAGGGCTTCAATGAAACAACAAGAAGCAGCCGCTATTAATCATGATGACCTTGAATCAAAGCAATCGCTAGGATATTCGGGTTCAAATATAAGTACTACTCTTGAAGCTTATCCTTCCACCACCAAGTTACCCAATTATCATTTAGACCATCATCCAAGTTTGTCTTGTCCACCTTCATTTCCTTGTTATTGGCCTATATCCACAATTAGTCCTCCCCCTCTCCCACCACCTTATCATGATAATCTGAATATAGTACTTCCTAATGCACCCTTGGGCTTGAATCTAAATATTCAAGATTTTCATAACTTAGAAACCAATCTTTATCACAACCCATTGTCAAATTATTCCACTTCATCCTCCTTATCATTAACATCTTCATGTTCTTCCTCATCCTCGTGTGCTTCCTCTTCGGCCGTCACGGCCACCTTGTCAGAGGAGGTGGTGACCCCTTCCACTACCACCTCCTCTGGTGGGGCTAACACGGACGGAGGAGGTTTACATTATGCTATGGATGATGAAGAGATGGAGGAGATTAGATCTTTAGGAGAGCAACACCAAATGGAGTGGAATGATACCGTAAACTTGGTGATGTCAGCTCAGTGGCTCGAGTTTTTGAAGACCATTGATATCGGTCAAGAGGCCGGGAATGATTCCCATCAATATGACTATGATGACTTTAGTCCTTTTGATCAAATTATGGAATTCCCACCTTG GCAGCATGGACATTGA